The Rhinopithecus roxellana isolate Shanxi Qingling chromosome 13, ASM756505v1, whole genome shotgun sequence genome contains a region encoding:
- the WBP2NL gene encoding postacrosomal sheath WW domain-binding protein encodes MAVNQSHTENRRGVLIPNGESLLKRSPNVELSFPQQSEGSNVFSGTKTGTLFLTSYRVIFITSRSISDPMLSFMMPFDLMTNLTVEQPVFAANFIKGTIQAAPYGGWEGQTTFKLVFRNGGAIEFAQLMVKAASSAARGFPLRTLNDWFSSMGVYVITGEGNICTPHMPCSVIAYGAPPAGYGAPSPGSGAPPAGYGAPPPGYGAPPPGYGAPPAAYGAPPPTYGAPPAGYGAQPAGNEGPPVGHRASPAGYGAPPRGYEAPPAGNEGRPAGYRASPAGSGARPHESAAAQAPENEASLPSASSS; translated from the exons TCTCTTGAAGCGGTCTCCGAATGTGGAGCTCTCCTTCCCACAGCAATCAGAAGGCTCCAATGTCTTTAGTGGTACAAAGACAGGAACATTGTTTCTCACTTCATACCGG GTGATTTTCATAACTTCGCGCTCCATCAGTGATCCCATGTTGTCTTTTATGATGCCATTTGATCTGATGACGAACCTCACTGTTGAACAACCAGTATTTGCTGCAAACTTCATTAAGGGAACTATTCAGGCAGCTCCATATG GTGGCTGGGAAGGACAAACTACTTTTAAATTAGTCTTCAGAAATGGAGGTGCCATTGAATTTGCCCAGTTGATGGTGAAAGCTGCCTCTTCTG CTGCCCGAGGATTTCCACTTAGAACCTTAAATGACTGGTTCAGCTCTATGGGAGTTTATGTAATTACTGGGGAAGGGAATATATGCACTCCACACATGCCTTGTTCAG TTATTGCCTATGGAGCCCCACCTGCAGGATATGGAGCCCCATCTCCTGGATCCGGAGCCCCACCTGCAGGATATGGAGCCCCACCTCCTGGATACGGAGCCCCACCTCCCGGATACGGAGCCCCACCTGCAGCATATGGAGCCCCACCTCCCACATACGGGGCCCCACCTGCAGGATATGGAGCCCAACCTGCAGGAAATGAAGGCCCGCCTGTGGGACACAGGGCCTCACCTGCAGGATATGGAGCTCCACCTCGTGGATATGAAGCCCCACCTGCAGGAAATGAAGGCCGGCCTGCGGGATACAGAGCCTCACCTGCTGGATCTGGAGCCAGGCCTCACGAATCTGCAGCAGCCCAGGCTCCTGAAAACGAGgcttctcttccctctgcctcctcttctTAG